AGATCCACTTTGGCCCAATAGTCCAGCCCCGTACGGCGCACATGCTTTTCATCCAGGCTGAACCCCAAAGGTTTGATCAGATGGAGCCTGGAACCCGTTGCCAGAGCCAACCGTCCGGCGGCTCCCGTATTATGCGGAATTTCCGGATGAAACATGACGATGTGGAAACGGGGCTGCATGCGCTTATTCTCATCACAAACATGCCTCCCGTTCAAGTGGGACTTGTCCAAAAGTGGCAAATAATGTACGTTTTCACCCGATGAGAGACATCGTGTATTTTGATTTGGAAACCCGTCATTCCGCGGCGGAGGTGGGCGGCTGGCACAATACGGCCGAGATGCGCCTTTCCGTGGGTGTGACTTATTCCACGGCTTCCGGAAAATATACGATTTATTCCGAGGAAATGGTGGATGATCTCATCCGGCAGCTTTCCCAGGCCGACCTGGTGGTGGGTTACAACCACGAGCATTTCGACTATGGCGTGTTGCAGCGTTATACGATGTGGAACATGATTGATATCACGAACAACCTTGATTTGTGCAAGGACATCGAACAGCGCGGGGGAGTGCGCGTCAAGCTGGATTCCGTGGCGGCCGCCTCCATCGGTTCTTCAAAAACGGCCGTGGGCACCCAGGCTCTCAAATGGTGGGCGGAATATGTGCAGACGGGCAATACGGAGCTTTTAATGGATATAGCCCGTTATTGCTGTTTTGACGTGAAGGTGACGAGGGATGTGCACTGGTACGGTGCGGAGCACGGTTTCATCCGTTATGATGATAAAAAGGGCGGCCAGGTGGAATTGCCCGTAGATTGGAAGTTGTAATTCTGTGGGCATTTCCGGACGGCTGTGGCCGTTTTTTCTCCGGGTGCTGGAATATGTCTGGTTTCCCGCCTTTGGCGGCGCTGCCGTTTGTCCCGGGCGGATGCCGGTTATCAAGAAATGGCAGGGGCAGAGAAAAAGCTTCCGACAGGAGGCGGATGTCAATCGCATGGTTGCCGTTTGGCTTACCGGCGGTTGATGCGGGCCACTTCCCGCTGGGCTTCGCGCATTTCCACGCGGGCTTTCAAATCGTAGCGCTGGTCGCGGTGAGTTTTGCCCTTGCCCAGGCCAAGAGCCAGTTTCACCTTGCCGTTTTTCCAGTACAGCTTGAGGGCCACCAGGGAGCAGCCTTTCTGGGAAGTCTGCTGCTCCAGTTTGAAGATTTCCCGTTTATGGAGAAGAAGACGGCGGGGGCGGCGCGCCTGGTGCTGGAAGAATTCTCCTGCTGTCTCCCAGGGCTGGATGTCGCAGCCGTACAGGAGCATCTGGCCGTTTTCCACCCTGGCGAAGGAATCGGCAATGTTCACCTTGCCGGCGCGGATGGACTTGACTTCCGTGCCCTTGAGTTCCATGCCGCATTCGTAGGTGTCCAGAATTTCGTAATCCCGGCGGGCTTTTTTGTTGGTGGAAATGTCGGAGCTCATGGCACGAAGGGGAGAAGGAGGAAAAGGCCCCGGACTGGGAGACCGGGGCCTTGCTGGATAGAGAGGATTCCGTACGGAATTCCGGTCCGGAACGGCAATAAAGGGAATGTATTGTTATTGGTTGTCTTCCTGGAGGTCGCCGGATTCCGCATGATAGACGAGCTTGCCTTCAATGATCTCCGTCAGGGCAATGTTCGCGTTGCCCATATGGGGCGTGGTGGGTACCAGCGGAGCGCGGCCATTATTAAGCTGGGCAACGCGGCGGGAGACCACGTTGATCAGCATCTGGGGCTCGGAAATGATTTTGGAGGCTTGTTCGACGAGTTCGGCTTTCATGTAAAAAGGTCTAGGTGGATATCCTGATGCGGAAAAACATATAAGGGCGGCTTCTGCCCGGAATCAAGCCTATATTACGGCATGAGCTGCCTCCGCTCGCGGGAATCCAGCTCTTTCCATGCGCCGGGTTTCAGTCCCGACAAGGAGAAATTTCCGATTCTGGCGCGCAGAAGCCGGAGCGTGGGAAAGCCGATGGCGGCGGTCATGCGCCGCACCTGGCGGTTTTTCCCTTCCACCAGCGTCAATTCCAGCCATGAAGTGGGAATGGAGGCGCGGTAGCGGACGGGAGGGATGCGGGGCGGCACGTCAGGCTCCCTGCGCATGAGGCGTGCCCGGCAAGGCAGCGTGCAGTGCCCGCGGATGCGGAGGCCACCGAGTTCCAGCGGGCGCAGGTCCGTTTCGGAAGGAGTGCCTTCCACCTGGCTCCAATAGGTTCTGGGATGTCTGCCGGAGGGGTTCAGGAGACGGTCCGCCAAGCCCTTCTCATCGGATAGAAGAAGCAGCCCTTCCGAATCCGCATCCAGCCTTCCGACAGGATACACGCCGGGAGGAAAACCGAATTCGGCCAGTGTCCGGTGGTGGGGAGCCTCCTTCGTAAATTGGGAGAGAACACCGTAAGGTTTATTGAACGCCAGAATCATGCCGTGTGCGGCGAGGGTAGCATGAAATGCCGGCTTTGGCACGGGAATTTGAAGCGGCTTGACTTGTCTGCGTTGGGGAAGGAAAGTATCTGCATGCATGGAAAAACGGCAGGCTGCGTCCTGATGCTTGCGTGCTGCGTGCCCTTCTGGGTTCAGGCCGCGCCGGATACGGCAGAAGTGAAGGCAAAAATTGCGCGGAAAATCTGGCAAAACGAATGTGCCGGGACAATAAAGGGGCTGGTTTCCTGGAACCGGGGAGAGGCGTTTCCTTCCCTGGGCATCGGACATTTCATCTGGTTCCCAGCCGGAGTCACGGAAAGGTTTGAGGAAAGTTTCCCTTCTTTCATTCATTTCTGCCGCAGGAAGGGAGGCCGGGTTCCGGAATGGTTTTCCGGTGCGGCTCCGTGGCGGACCAGGGATGAGTTTGAAGCGGCGGATGTTCGCGGCGGTCTTCCTGAACAAATGCGCCGGTGGTTGTCCAGTCCGGCGGCCCTGCAAATGCAGGCGGATTTCATTATTGCCAGGTCTGTGGCCGCTCTGGAGCGTATCAAGAGCCAATCCCGCCGCCCGGAAGAGATGGCGGCCCGCTATTATGCCGTGGCGGCGGCGCCCAACGGCATGTACGCCCTGATTGACTACGTGAATTTCAAGGGAGAAGGAACCAATCCGGCGGAACAGTACGGGGGGAGGGGCTGGGGGCTCAGGCAGGTGCTGGAAGAAATGCGGCCTGTTTCTCCCGGACAGCCCGCGGCGGTTGAATTCGCGGAAGCGGCCAAAAGGGTGCTTCAGCGCCGCGTGGACAACAGCCCCCCGGGCCGCGGAGAAGCGC
This region of Akkermansia muciniphila genomic DNA includes:
- a CDS encoding DNA-directed RNA polymerase subunit omega; translation: MKAELVEQASKIISEPQMLINVVSRRVAQLNNGRAPLVPTTPHMGNANIALTEIIEGKLVYHAESGDLQEDNQ
- the smpB gene encoding SsrA-binding protein SmpB translates to MSSDISTNKKARRDYEILDTYECGMELKGTEVKSIRAGKVNIADSFARVENGQMLLYGCDIQPWETAGEFFQHQARRPRRLLLHKREIFKLEQQTSQKGCSLVALKLYWKNGKVKLALGLGKGKTHRDQRYDLKARVEMREAQREVARINRR
- a CDS encoding ribonuclease H-like domain-containing protein translates to MRDIVYFDLETRHSAAEVGGWHNTAEMRLSVGVTYSTASGKYTIYSEEMVDDLIRQLSQADLVVGYNHEHFDYGVLQRYTMWNMIDITNNLDLCKDIEQRGGVRVKLDSVAAASIGSSKTAVGTQALKWWAEYVQTGNTELLMDIARYCCFDVKVTRDVHWYGAEHGFIRYDDKKGGQVELPVDWKL
- a CDS encoding pseudouridine synthase, with translation MILAFNKPYGVLSQFTKEAPHHRTLAEFGFPPGVYPVGRLDADSEGLLLLSDEKGLADRLLNPSGRHPRTYWSQVEGTPSETDLRPLELGGLRIRGHCTLPCRARLMRREPDVPPRIPPVRYRASIPTSWLELTLVEGKNRQVRRMTAAIGFPTLRLLRARIGNFSLSGLKPGAWKELDSRERRQLMP